The Mixophyes fleayi isolate aMixFle1 chromosome 9, aMixFle1.hap1, whole genome shotgun sequence DNA window TGTAGACCTTGGCATACGATTGATGCACACTATTGCATATTCTAGGAGTATTGTTGGTGTATATTGAgtatgctttgtaaatgaggttcACTGTTGGTCCTAATCTCAGCCCCACTCCAGATGCTTGCTGGTGAACGTGTAGGCTACCTAGCTCTACCCGACTCTTGTACATTGAACTCCAACTGGCTGCAGGAGTTCACTATACAATTGTCACCTAGTGGTATTCAACATTTATGGTTAACTGAAAAACACCCATGTGACCTGAAGTTTACTTCAGGCCATAAAGACCATCAACGTTTTTTATAGCTTCCAAATATGGTAGAAGTTATAGAAACCAATCCCCTGTTATAAAGGTATTCTATAGACATTGAGTGCCTGAATAAAGGGAAAACCAAGACAAACAGGAGCCCTAACATTTAGAATAAGGAGTTAGAGCCCTACGCTTCAGAGGGCTGGGTGCTGAATTCACATTCTTATGGCAGCCACTTCCCCAGCAATGAAACCCGACCACTGCGTTCAATGACAGTAGAGGGGAGATGTCATGGTGCCTCTGATGTGATGCTATTAACTTCCTCCGTAATAAAGAATCAGTGAGGGAAATGTGTCCCTTGTATCTGGCTGTAACCTATGCAGGAGATGAAAAGACCAGAAGACAGGATATCAGACTCGGGTGACCTGCACTTAATTGAATAAAAATCTGCTCAGTTGTTTGTGGTCCCAGTGATCCTGCACAGGCAGAAATAAAACTAGTGATAGACTGGTTTAGTCCATCGCAATACTGTACCTACCAGGGCATAACATCAATCCGATAACAGACTTGTATTTTTATTTCCCAACAGGAGATAGAGGTGACACCGGCATAGCTGACTCTTTGTATTGTgagtaaatataataatatagcagCAGTCATGAATGTATAGCATGCGCCGCAAACCAACCACTGCAACCAGAGAGATACATTTTTTGCGGGTCTATACAATTAACAGTTGGTGTAatggtacaaaaataaataatttatttatttaaataaaaaaaattaagaattatTTTGCCAAAATAGAGACTGGGACAAGGGGGGATGGAGCCCCCATCATAGAGCTGAGATTTCTATAGACCTTGTCCTAAAATAAGGCTCTTGGTGCACGTCCACCAAATGTAGAGGAGAGGTCCCCTTTGGCCACAATTCCTCCAACTGTTTGGGTCAGCTGTTGGGGACATTTTATTTAACTTATAATACCAATGGTAAAACACTTTATATGCAGTTTATTTAATCAGTGTGGCTATTGAGGAGCAGGAAGAACCGTCCGATCTCCTGCCATCCCTTCTCTTCAAGTGGTGGACCCAGATCTGATTCCCAATCTTATTCATGTCTACTGGTTGGGACCAGGTATAATGCCTAAAAGCATAGTGTAGGTTATGGAAATCATGCCTTGTCTAAGAGGGGTCTCCAAATGGGGTAGGTGGGCGAAAAGCGTCTTGAGTTGGGAGAGACAATAGGCAAAGTGGTGAACCTGGAAGAATTCAAAATGCCTTGGTGACAGCAAGTGgaatttttttgttaatatttgataACTTCACCTAATCTCCCATTCAACAATTTATTAATTACCTATATTTTCACGGGGATCCTCTTCCTTCTTACAGCTTTTAATCCTAATTTATCAATGAACCTCATTGCAGCTGGATTCCAGGTGAGGTCTTACTGGTACTAACTAATCAGAacatctttctctcactctgacCAGAGGGAAGTCGTTCTGTATTGGTTAGTTAATGCCAGGCCTCGTGGCTTGCCATTTGCAACGGGGCTCCGCAAAGAGCAGGTACATGGTATCAATTTTTCAATACAACACGGATCTTTGCACCAGATACGCCTTCTAACAGCCGTTTCTGCAGCTGCCTATACCATTGCTTATATGGCAATTACATGAGCACACCATTACATGGCCGACATAGCACACACCTTCCCTTCCCCATTACGCCTCGAAGACTAAGGAATCGCAAGTGTAAGATGTGGCTTATGGATGTAAGCGGatgcattttttgtgctgaaagtAGAATTTTACACTAACATAACGGGTGTAGGTCCAACTTTGCATCGTTTACAGTGTTCTAAGTGTTGTTAAAGGGGTTTctccactatttttttttattacaaatgcaCACAGGCCCTGTGTGTATGCAGGCATATTAGTCAGGGTTCTTATGTAGTGCTGCCTGGCACCAATTTTCAAAAATGCTCAAATGTCCATTAAAATTCGGATTTTATAggtaattatttatttcatattataagCTTCCCCCAGAACATGCCCATAACTTgtgcatacatttatttttgtttatacctTTCAGCTGCAAAAAACTGTAAGGAATTACTAGACCAGGGTGAGGCGCTAAGTGACTGGTACACGATATACCCGGTTGGCCAGAAGGCGATGAAAGTCCTGTGCGATATGCATACTGATGGAGGAGGCTGGATAGTAAGTGATCGCAGAGCATAGTCATTATCACTCTCTTACAAACTGCTATAGGAATACTGTAACTTTCTCTGTGCCTATAGGTTTTCCAGAGGCGTTGGGATGGCTCAGTGGACTTTTTCCTTGACTGGAATTCCTACAAGAAAGGTTTTGGCAGCCGCTTGAATGAGTTCTGGCTGGGAAACGACAATCTTCATATCTTAACATCTTCTGGTAACGATCAATATGGTAGAACTTAATATAAAGCAGAAATGTGGTGATAATATGCATTTTCTTTTAGCTACACCTGATCTTCAGTTATTTTGTACTTAAATTTGTGATTAATATCCTaactttgtaataaatatttgcaaataatagGTAATATTTCTGTTGCATTAGGCCCATGGGCGTTGCATTTGTGTCAAGAAATGCAAGTTCAAACCACATGTGAAAATGGATATAAACACTACGGGCAAGAAATATCAAACcgtctaaaaagtaaaagtggaggtgttacccatagcaactagtcagattctagctatcattttataaaatgtactagataaatcatAAGTAGAATCTGCAGGAAATTAATCAGCCAGCCTGACCAATACACAAATTAGGCTGCATCCCATTATAGCCTGGTATGGTTCCCACTAAAGTAGGAAGCTCGTAATAGTGGAACAAGCTCAGATTGGTCAGTTCGGGTCTGAAGCCTTTATGGGTGGAACTGCAAAACAACAATGTGGCCCATCCCACCAAAGACTATCAACCCCACGCTAAACTGGGTCTCTTCTCACCTCCAGTGGTTGTGGGCACTGTAGCAATGTGGAACATCAGAAACCACTGACAACTCTGCCACTTCAGTCGTCCCAGTATAGTGTGAAGGGATTCATAAGACACACAATATtccctcttgtgtatatgacaatacattacattattatactgtgtGCAAATATGTTAATACGACTTTACCATGTTCTACTAACACGGTCAAGCCACGTTGTATACTGTAATAAATTTTAAACTGCTTAAAAGATTTAAATATGATAGTttctttttacttatttattagtattatttttttctgtattatgGCTATATTTTTGTATTCTTTAGTTTGGAAAGAATGTTTGGATATTGAATTCTGCCCCATTTAATAGCCAGTTGGTGTAGATATTGCCTTagtactgtttatttttgtttttggttgCCTGATCACAGATTTATTTGTTTCCAAGTGTGTAAACGGACGCCCCGCGATATCATATACGTAGTTTAGAGATAGTTTCTTTAGTTCCTTTAtagtgttagtaataaatgctAAAATTATTGAACACAATATGATAATGTTagaaagtgtcatatacacagaagAGTATATTGTCTTGAGTTATCAATAAACGCGAAtgttgcattttcaatataaaatatattaaagtacaaacacaaatacaatttaaattaaataactgcGTTAGCAAGACCAGCTTGTCCTACATATCAATCTACTATTTATACTAGCTGTACTAGCTCCATCCATGGTTGTTTCTACCATATAGGCAAACAGCATAGGAGTAGGTTTCAattgattttatttactttttcaattcTAATTTCTATTAACCAGCTGCCTATTTTCCCAGTAATAATAATGGGGTTGGGAGGTGTTGGGTATCGAGCAAAGGTTCATAACAATGTGGAAAGCCCAATATGAAATTTAGAGATATCAACTCACGATCGTGATGCTCTCCGTTGCTTGATAAATCCCTTTAATGACAGTCCCCATAGAGTTGTATAGTGACTAAAGTAACAAACGAAGAGTaggttaatgcaggagaaatcagagacGTCATTCTCTAGAggaaacagcagttttctccagAGTTTTGGGCTATCGctgtttgttaaatagacccctgaaaCTGAGTATAGAACATTGTGAAGACTGTCAGCATTCATTATACGTTTACATCTTGTCACAGGCACCTGGGAATTGCGAATTGATCTGCAGGATTTTGAGAACACAAAGCATTTTGCCAAGTATGCGTCTTTCAAAGTTTTGGGAGAGGATGAGAAGTATAAACTATTACTTGGAGCCTTCACAGAGGGCAATGCAGGTAAGAGATTGTACAGCAACATGGCGGCTTGTAGATGGGAGCCAATCATGCAATGCACATATCCCACCCTAGGATAACCTCTTCAGGCAGACACACCTCTCTGCTGTCAAGTCCACACACTGgcaaaacaataaatattgtaatgtgTTTGGGGCTTTCTAACCCATTTAAAGGGGCTACTGCTCCGCTGAACAGTATCCGCAGTTACTATGCACCCTACTCTGTGTCCGGCGACACTTTTCTAGTTATGCCCCTGCTCTAGAAATGtactaatattaatttataagcAATTTAAAGAAACGTTTTTAATTGGATCTGTGAAGTCATAAAAACAGATTCAGCACAGAAAACCAGAACTAATGATAGCAGTACAACTTCATGCCcctatatataataatttgttaCTTTATCAGGTAATTCCATGGATGGCCACTCTGATGTTCCATTCTCTACAAAGGACGCTGACTCAACTGCAGCCAAATGTGTTTCCCTATACAAAGGCGGCTGGTGGTACAACAACTGTCACCATGCCAACCTGAACGGACTGTATCTGCAGGGTCAACATTCTACTTACGCCAATGGGATCAACTGGAGTACTGGAAAAGGATACAATTACTCCTACAAGTTTTCCGAAATGAAAATTAGACCTGTCCAATAAAGTAGACAATGTGAATAGCCACCGTACATGGAACTGCATGATTATAATGTATATACTAAACATGGGGGAAATTTCAATGGAGAAGATTCAATTTTAAAATTGTGCATTCGGTTCAGAACaaataaatgtacttttattGGTGGCAAGAGAGATCTGCTTAACACGAACTGTACAACAATAAAGATATTGCTATAAAGTCTGTAGATAAAGGGGTAGGCATTGTGATCTTTAATAGGTAAAAGTACGTAATGAAGGCAGATTACTGTCTGACACCAAAACCTACAAGGTCTTTAAGAGGATCCTACTATCTTTTACTAAAAAGCTCTTTTGTAGCTTTTTAGGTGAAGAGTACGGCCATTTAAAACCCATGTATCCCTGTTTATAATCACCTTGCAAATATACATCAAACTCTCCAAAAACCACATGGCAGGCTGATAGTCTCTGTTATTAAGTTATAGACATGAAATCTCTGCCAATATATTGATTCATTTGCTGTTCAGAGAAccgattcacatcagtccctgccccattggagcttacaatctaaataccctaacacacacacacacacacatacacacacacacacacacacagaggataagggcaatttaatagcagccaattaacagtatgtttttggagtgtgggaggaaaccggagcacccggaggaaacccacgcaaacacgggaagaacatacaaactccacacagataaggccatggttgggactcatgaccccagtgctctgaggcagaagtgctaaccactaagccacccagACACACAAATGATATACCGATGCAACAAACGGATCATTTTAAGCCACATTTATTTGTGGGTATGGATTCCTAAAGTTATTTATAAGTCTTCTCTATAAGCACAGTTTGTTTATATACAAATTGCAATCCTTTATATCTCTTTCCCACTAATCCTTGCTACTAGCCTACAATTTCTCAAAAAGCATTACATATCATATACTAATACATTGGCATCATAAACATATgttagtaaatacatttttcacaaCTTGACTTTGAATATAATACTTTTTTCGCTTTCTTAGAAACAACTCAAATTCAGTGAGAAAAATGCATAGAATAATGGCATAGTCCTCTGAAGCTCTCATGTGAGCACAAAAGTCGCAGCTCCTTAGATGATTATCAAGGTCACACAGCAGACTTGTAATATTTTTCCTTAAATTAAATAcgtagggatatatttactaaactgtgtatttcaaaaagtggagttgttgcctacagcaaccagattctggttatcatttagtacattttacaaaataacagcttgaatctgattggttggtaaagGCAACATTTcatctttttcaaactcgcagtttagtaaatatacctcttagtccCAAAATCCTATCTGCCTTTCCCTGCACTATACCCTTGTCACTATATCAGAGTCCTGCAAAAGGGTCTCACAAATtatcttcaggtctccccactTGTTCCCTGTCTAGCTAACAATATAATACTCCAGATATAATAGTCCAGATAATACACAAATATGTTAATAGTCAAGTAGTAACAAACAGATCTCCAACATCCACTTACAGCATGGCTCTCCTCTGTAATGGATTCTGGTAATTACTTCCACTCATCACCAAACAATCTTCTTTGTTTGGTCACACTACTCTCTCAGGTTTATATTTCAGCTTCCTCCACTCACTGATCAGCTCTCCAGACACTTAACAGGAGTTTTCTGTCCTTTGTCAGCTCCGTATCCGCTGCTTTCTCCCCTCTACTCTCTCGGCTCCTTTCCCTTCGTCTTCTGATGCCTCTTCTCGCCCCTCTCTCAATCTAGTTCTCTAGtactttttcagtttttctctctGTATGCCTCTCAGAATGTCTCGCTGCAAGTCTCTCAGAACCTCCAAATGTCATTCGTAATGGCACTTGTCACATAATCCCCCTCCCCATTGCACGCTAGGAGATGTAGTTCTCTTCCGGCAGGGGAGATATTTAAATTGCATGCATGGCCCGCTCGGTGTTGGAGGTTCCGCCCAGTAAGGTTATAACCTGAAGGGTGTGATGGTTATGGGAATGAGGGGTGATTATCGGAGGCATGGCATAGATCACAGGCAAATCTCACAAGGCAGTGAAGGAGATTATTTCAAGAAGAGGTTTGAGATATATTAAGGAGTGGAGTTGTTGTGGGCTTTGTAGATAAAGAGATTTTAAGAGTGATGCAGCATATGTGGAGCAACAagaaaagatcatcatcatcatttatttatatatcgccactaattccgcagcgctgtacagagaacacactcacatcagccctTGCCCCAAtagagcatacagtctaaattcccttttgatagcagccaattaacgtaccagtatgtttttggattgtgggaggaaattggagcgtccggtggaaacccacgcaaacactgggaaaacatataaactccacactgataaggccatggtcgagaattgaattcatgaccccagttctttgaggcagaagtgctaaacactaagccaacatgctttgtcacgaacgcccagcctgcctcagatacagcaatctgaaacagctgacTTAGTAatttaccaatgaatacaccttttctgccaccacaaaggatttactatggagtccttgcgttcaccaaaaccacttattaatattacacacttaaatcacatacacaagtagcatgagcctcactttgcttcgtaaattcacaaagaatcacagagaatatgcttgattaaatgtatttaattttgaaaaatgtttcaaagacttacaaaacagttaataagacatacaaaataagttgcacaaataagtttcagaacgaaaataggaaataaaaccagagtcactaacttgCTAGTTTAAGACTTGGCCCAAGAGGAGTACATTTTGGggaaagatggcacatttcaacATAGATACCTAGGTCTCCTCAGAGAAATTAATCTATGCATTTCCTGGTTATGTGAACATGTATATGGGTATTGACAGGTACAGACAGAATggattttgtatttattaaagtattgaataaaataaaaaatgtgagtCACTATACTGCTAAGTAGGATGTAAAATAAAGACAGGCAAAGGTAATATTAATAAGGAGATAGCACATGCACCATCTTAGTCCACTAATTGCTTTCACCAAGGTCAATCGCATTACAACAATCCCTAGGTGCATTAGactgataaaatgtatcaatgaactaaatggggggtattcaattgtttcttttaacgcgctaaaacaaaaaaaaagagcgctcggaaaaaacttcatattatacggtaattttgcgcgcgtaaacagttaatacggtacttactcgctgccagcgggctgaatttcagctcgctgctcagggagctgcgagatgaaatttagcgagtaattaccgtattaacagtaatatttttagagcgctcgtttttttgggttttagcgcgttaaaagaaacaattgaataccccccaatgtatCAATGTAATTCATAATTGTGATTACACCCCACTACTACAGAGCAGTTTTCTCTCTGACCAATCACAGCCAAGTCTCTATGTATTGATTAGCAGATGATTCAGGTGactaataaatataagtaataCAGGGTGTGTGGggttagtctttttttttttctttcacataaaGACTTTTATCATGGTTTTATTCCTGGagcactactggtcccagtgggccctgggtgccagggcaagTTGGAGCCCGATTCCCCTAGAGAATTCAGCCCAGgctagggctgtgtgacattatgacaggAGGACGCAACGCTGCAGGTTTCCttgttatagtgtcaccagcccagcaTGTCATAGTCACACTGACTCTCCCCCAGAAATCACTGCAACGAGTCCAGGCTACGAGCACTTGGTGGGGCGACGtggcacatatatattttttcacaacACTAGTGAACGTCAtgccgatcatcatcatcagcacatatCTTGCACCAGGGGATGAGCACCCTCCTGACAATCATATCTGCGAGTGCCCCCCCTCTACAATTACGAGAACACGCCCTTACAGCACTTGCCCTTTGCTGGCCCTCACCCCCAATCTCCCATTCTGTAAGTGTAGGCATTTTTCATAACATGTGCAgcacagaaatgtatattttctgaaataaaaatgGACTTATGTCTATCTTTACATGAGACCCTCAGTGCACAACTGACACATTCAAATCTATTTTAGATCTCTTGAGGTCAATAAAGAATTAGCTGACTGACCCTGACATTCCTATATTTAAATTCTCCTGCCTTCCATGGAATATTTGCAACAGACAATCTGACCTGACTTCTTACCTTTAACTTTTAACCTCACATGGGGCAATCCATAGCCCCCACCCCCTCAACCCCTGGTCCTTTCAATTCTTAGTCCCAGGCAAGTTGAGCCAGGGACCCACATCAGCATTTGATTTTGTAGACAGGGCCTAGTGGGGTTGTACAGCTGTATTAGCCGAGACGTAAAACATCTCTCAATTAAACCTGCATGAATACTTACAAGACTACTCTCCCCTTTAAGAGATTGTGCTATTGTTCTCCATTGAAAAAGGGGATTTCTGAATACTTTATAATATGTTCAGATGTGGTAAGTTAGAGCCTTTAATGAGACACGAGAATGACTGGCAGAGAGACCTTGGACCCCGACACAGAGAGATACCTGGTCAGAAGTTATAGAGAGAGTCGCTAGTTCTCCTATTCAGCATTAAAGAAGACTTGTATAAAGTCTGTATGAGATGTTATATGGTGCCCGTTATCCAACCACTATGCTTTTATATTGGGTAGAATGTGCCCAAACATAAGGTCTtctccacatctggtggacatgcccCTACCATGTCCACCTTATGGAGGGAAGTTCAAGCTTAACTTGATGATACTTTCCAAGTAAATATCCACTTAAGTCCCAGGTAGGCTGTCCTATGTCTACCAATGACTAACATATATTAATGCCCAGATAAGCTGGCATTCCATGCCCTACATGCTGGCAAAGTTCTGAAGAAAGTCTATTTCTCCTGCAATCCAAGCAATAAAGAATACAATTTTGAAAACACTACTCAATATAAACCCTGTGGATTACAGACTCCTAGTGCAGAATATATTTCTAGTGATGTAGGAATTAGGTTTATTTGTTAACAGATAGCGTGAAAGGGGAGATATTATTATTCCTTATCCACCCTACCATTCCCGtccttttattatttaatttcctcACATCCTGCCCAAAGCTTATCTACCTGTAAAACCATAAAAGAGTGACAAAAGGATCATAGGTACAAATGAACTTGTAGAAATGTGTCTGTTATATTGcttcatatacattttttttcttaacaaactCATCtggaaataaaaagtaaaaaaaaaaaaggaatagggAACATAAGACCTGTAGGAAATGAAGGAAGGTGGCcggtcctggaggaggggccaaCCACCTAGTACCATACTGGTCCCGCGCTGGCACCAGGTccgtggtgggggggggggggaacgcgctcccccttaatccggccccgaCTGGAGGTACTTTAGCCGAAGCAGCTCAACCCTATTAGTTGAAGTTGTGGTTGGAGTGAAGTGAATTTGTGATTTTTGCACAGTTCCCTGCTGTGTCCGTTGAGCAGTCATGGAGGAGGGTCACTCCGCCAGACACTACATAATACTCCTGCTTGTCCCCATCCTGCCTCTTCTTGCAgtttcctccctccctctccttgtAACCTACTTTTTCCCTCTGTCCAGCGCTCCTCTCATGTGCGCTATTGTATGGTTCGTGTATCAAAGCTCGGGGAGACCGGGCTGTAGGTTCCCTGAGTGTCAACAGCTCGTTGGCAGAGCCGTGGGTAGAGTCCCACACAGAAGTCTCAGGCAGCCGGCACTGAAGTGTCTGCCTCGCTTATCGCTGGGTAGCTACATGGCCAAACAGGAGACCCAGCTAAACCAGAGCGTGCCCATACCGGCCAG harbors:
- the LOC142100990 gene encoding ficolin-1-B-like, encoding MKCHTVIMWIALITVSWIMTFLCDAEDSCPDVKILGIGDSDKLTILRGCPGYPGPPGQKGEAGTPGIQGEKGFQGIAGKIGPPGVRGGDGSMGEKGQKGDRGDTGIADSLYSAKNCKELLDQGEALSDWYTIYPVGQKAMKVLCDMHTDGGGWIVFQRRWDGSVDFFLDWNSYKKGFGSRLNEFWLGNDNLHILTSSGTWELRIDLQDFENTKHFAKYASFKVLGEDEKYKLLLGAFTEGNAGNSMDGHSDVPFSTKDADSTAAKCVSLYKGGWWYNNCHHANLNGLYLQGQHSTYANGINWSTGKGYNYSYKFSEMKIRPVQ